The following are encoded together in the Parabacteroides chongii genome:
- a CDS encoding DUF5054 domain-containing protein — MKRMLILLLLVVGGLCQLVAQEVNISVDKVYVVFKTHLDVGFTDLSSVVTQRYITEFIPKALDVSEKLRAENASEKYVWTTGAWLIWKYLHTASPEEVKRLEAAIGRGDIVWNSVPYTVESESMNLDLFETSLLLSHKLDEKYGKKTIAAKMTDVPGHTRSIVSPMSRAGIRFLHIGVNPACPIPNVPEFCRWRDTDGSELILVYQQDYGSENILPGGKAVISINFTGDNHGPHSYEKVKEIYADLHKRYPNARLVACSFNEIAEELIAMQDQLPVVTSEIGDTWIYGYGSAPIRMAKFRALSELYSQWLREKKIDKNSDAALDFVLELGLIAEHTQGVDVKTHLHNWDKYDMDLFLPARATAPFRKAEASWKELDDYIYNAIQYLPQHLQAEALAEMKKIDQPVVPLFTEKAQSVSSTPWQAAVLKKGALKLEGLSYQMYDAADYKQYLDNYLRAHYGWALADIGKPGLDKSKAVSVSLSAQTIKQEVRKEKKGIRTVSELVFQNEGKVDQRVLPEKMYIDVLDYKNGKKAEVTLTIKGKPAVRLPEAYWLSFTTDDILSIVAEKVGGRVDLLDVVEKGNRQQHGIDRYVDLITSNGTIRIWSETAFLVNVGEARGINYSLEYPDKKGGIHFNLSNNLWNTNFRMWNEGSLTYRFTIERID; from the coding sequence ATGAAGCGAATGTTAATCCTTCTACTGCTGGTTGTGGGAGGACTTTGCCAGTTGGTGGCACAGGAAGTAAATATCTCCGTCGATAAAGTTTATGTCGTTTTTAAGACGCATTTGGATGTTGGTTTTACCGATTTGAGCTCCGTGGTGACACAACGTTATATCACAGAGTTTATACCCAAGGCTTTGGATGTGTCAGAAAAATTACGGGCAGAGAATGCAAGTGAAAAATATGTCTGGACAACAGGGGCGTGGCTGATTTGGAAATATCTCCATACGGCATCTCCAGAGGAAGTGAAACGCCTGGAGGCAGCTATCGGACGGGGGGATATTGTTTGGAACTCTGTTCCTTACACTGTCGAGTCGGAATCGATGAACTTGGATTTGTTTGAAACAAGCCTGCTTCTTTCTCATAAGCTGGATGAAAAGTACGGAAAAAAGACGATTGCCGCTAAAATGACGGATGTGCCGGGACATACGCGTAGCATTGTGTCGCCGATGAGCCGTGCAGGGATTCGTTTTCTGCATATTGGTGTGAATCCGGCTTGCCCTATACCTAATGTACCGGAGTTCTGCCGTTGGAGAGATACGGATGGCAGCGAATTGATTTTGGTCTATCAGCAAGATTACGGCTCGGAGAATATACTTCCGGGAGGAAAGGCTGTTATTTCTATCAACTTTACCGGTGATAACCACGGTCCTCATTCGTATGAAAAGGTGAAAGAGATTTATGCCGACCTGCATAAGCGTTATCCGAATGCCCGTCTGGTAGCTTGCTCTTTCAATGAGATTGCCGAAGAGTTGATTGCCATGCAGGACCAGTTGCCGGTAGTTACATCGGAAATAGGGGATACCTGGATATATGGTTATGGAAGTGCCCCGATACGAATGGCGAAATTCAGAGCCTTGTCTGAACTCTATTCCCAATGGTTGCGTGAAAAGAAAATCGACAAGAACAGTGATGCTGCACTCGATTTTGTATTGGAATTGGGTTTGATTGCCGAACATACGCAGGGAGTGGATGTGAAAACACATCTTCATAACTGGGATAAATATGATATGGACCTTTTCCTTCCGGCTCGTGCTACCGCACCTTTCCGGAAGGCGGAAGCATCGTGGAAGGAATTGGACGATTATATTTATAACGCGATCCAATACCTTCCTCAGCATTTACAGGCAGAGGCGTTGGCGGAGATGAAGAAAATCGACCAGCCGGTTGTTCCTCTCTTTACGGAAAAAGCCCAATCGGTTTCTTCTACTCCTTGGCAGGCTGCCGTACTGAAGAAGGGGGCATTGAAACTCGAAGGTTTATCATACCAAATGTATGATGCCGCCGATTATAAGCAGTATCTGGATAACTACCTGCGTGCCCATTATGGATGGGCTTTAGCTGATATAGGCAAGCCGGGACTGGATAAGTCGAAAGCCGTCAGTGTTTCTCTCTCCGCACAGACTATCAAGCAGGAGGTCCGTAAAGAGAAGAAAGGGATACGGACGGTAAGCGAACTGGTCTTCCAAAATGAAGGTAAGGTGGATCAGCGGGTACTTCCTGAAAAGATGTATATAGATGTATTGGACTATAAGAACGGAAAGAAGGCGGAAGTTACTTTGACGATAAAAGGTAAACCAGCTGTTCGCTTGCCGGAAGCTTATTGGCTGTCTTTTACTACGGATGATATTCTTTCTATCGTTGCTGAGAAGGTAGGCGGGCGTGTCGACCTGCTCGATGTGGTAGAAAAGGGCAACCGCCAGCAGCATGGCATCGACCGTTATGTGGATTTGATTACCTCTAACGGAACCATCCGTATATGGAGTGAAACCGCTTTTCTGGTTAATGTAGGTGAGGCGAGAGGTATAAACTACTCATTGGAATACCCCGACAAAAAGGGCGGTATCCATTTTAATCTGAGTAATAATCTTTGGAATACAAATTTCCGTATGTGGAATGAGGGATCGTTAACTTATCGTTTCACGATCGAAAGAATAGATTAA
- a CDS encoding right-handed parallel beta-helix repeat-containing protein, whose product MRNILNRILVLSLCCNMLQAKEYHVSPKGNDNNAGTIEAPFKTINRAAQKALPGDVVTVHEGVYREWIKPMYGGTSDNRRIVYQAAEGEKVEIKGSEVIKGWKKEGKGIWKVVIPNTLFGNFNPYKELFDGDWIINDGRVTHLGEVYLNGEAFYEVDSLSKLQNPKPHVCKADPEGTTDFWYCETDDENTTIWARFGTVDPNKECVEVVARPTCFYPDKQQLDYITIKGFEMSQAGTKWASPTNEQVGVIATHWCKGWIIENNIIHDAKSTGITLGKERTTGDGVLPADDADGVKDGHISYIEVIFNTTRHGWNKETIGSHIVRNNTIYNCEQTAICGTMAAFSEVYGNHIYNIHVKDQYNGYEIAGIKFHGAIDAVIRDNRIHDCTSYGMWLDWMTQGTRVSGNLCYRNSTDLFIEVSHGPYIVDNNLFLSSLSLCQSTDGGAYLNNFFGGKLTLQADYTRFTPYQLNHSTELKGVSPIKHGDLRFYNNIFVGGADKKLYGLEFLNEVTGVIYAEDNLFCNGARPMKEKVQGVVDDAFNPSFKVEEVADEVYITFEGETKLSRLKGKPVNTDRLGVAKLTTYPFENADGTPFLLDIDFLGEKRSTVSPSIGPFEIVSGNRIKVW is encoded by the coding sequence ATGAGAAATATTCTGAATCGGATTTTGGTATTAAGCCTGTGTTGTAATATGTTGCAAGCGAAAGAGTACCATGTCTCTCCCAAAGGAAATGATAATAATGCTGGAACAATCGAGGCCCCCTTCAAAACCATCAATCGGGCGGCTCAAAAGGCATTACCCGGTGATGTGGTGACGGTACATGAAGGAGTGTATCGGGAATGGATAAAACCGATGTATGGCGGGACCAGCGATAATCGGCGGATTGTTTATCAGGCTGCCGAAGGAGAAAAGGTGGAGATTAAAGGCTCTGAAGTGATCAAAGGCTGGAAGAAAGAGGGAAAAGGTATTTGGAAGGTGGTGATTCCCAACACGCTTTTCGGTAATTTCAATCCTTATAAAGAACTGTTTGATGGCGACTGGATTATCAATGACGGACGTGTCACGCATTTGGGGGAGGTCTATTTGAATGGAGAGGCCTTCTATGAAGTGGATTCTTTGAGTAAGTTGCAGAATCCGAAGCCGCATGTATGCAAGGCGGATCCGGAGGGAACGACTGACTTCTGGTATTGTGAAACGGATGACGAAAACACGACTATATGGGCTCGCTTCGGTACCGTAGATCCCAATAAGGAATGTGTCGAGGTGGTTGCCCGTCCGACCTGCTTCTATCCGGATAAGCAGCAACTGGACTATATCACCATCAAAGGGTTTGAAATGAGCCAGGCCGGTACGAAGTGGGCTTCGCCGACGAATGAGCAGGTGGGCGTAATCGCCACGCACTGGTGTAAGGGTTGGATTATAGAAAACAACATCATCCACGATGCTAAGAGCACAGGCATTACGTTGGGCAAGGAGCGTACAACCGGCGACGGGGTACTTCCTGCTGATGATGCCGATGGAGTGAAAGATGGGCATATCTCTTATATAGAAGTTATATTCAACACAACACGCCATGGCTGGAACAAAGAAACGATCGGTTCTCACATTGTTCGCAACAATACGATCTATAATTGTGAACAAACGGCTATTTGTGGGACGATGGCTGCCTTCAGTGAAGTCTACGGTAATCATATTTACAACATCCACGTGAAAGACCAGTATAACGGGTATGAAATTGCCGGGATCAAATTTCATGGGGCGATCGATGCCGTGATACGGGACAACCGCATTCATGATTGTACGTCGTATGGTATGTGGTTGGATTGGATGACGCAAGGAACACGAGTGTCGGGTAATTTGTGCTATCGTAATTCGACTGATTTGTTTATAGAAGTGAGCCATGGTCCGTATATTGTGGATAATAACCTGTTTCTTTCTTCCCTGTCGCTTTGTCAGTCAACGGATGGAGGTGCTTACCTGAATAATTTTTTTGGAGGGAAGTTGACTCTGCAGGCAGACTATACCCGTTTTACCCCTTACCAATTGAATCATTCTACCGAGTTGAAAGGTGTAAGTCCGATAAAACATGGCGACCTGCGTTTTTATAACAATATTTTTGTGGGAGGAGCTGATAAGAAATTGTATGGCTTGGAGTTTTTGAATGAGGTAACAGGTGTGATTTATGCCGAAGACAACCTGTTCTGTAACGGAGCCCGTCCTATGAAAGAGAAGGTGCAGGGTGTGGTGGATGATGCGTTCAACCCTTCTTTCAAAGTGGAAGAAGTTGCGGATGAAGTATATATTACATTCGAAGGGGAAACTAAATTGTCTCGGTTGAAAGGCAAACCGGTCAATACCGACCGCTTGGGAGTTGCCAAGTTGACGACCTATCCGTTCGAGAATGCCGATGGTACTCCGTTTTTATTGGATATTGATTTCTTGGGAGAAAAGAGATCAACTGTCTCTCCTTCTATAGGACCGTTTGAAATAGTATCAGGTAATCGTATTAAGGTGTGGTGA